In [Clostridium] cellulosi, one genomic interval encodes:
- a CDS encoding hypothetical protein (Family membership) encodes MEQLSMAESVDTLFRSLESFTQKEGVIGKPVTQGDKTFLPVVSVTVGYGGGNMSMKGQQTSSTSSPAGTGSGALGLGAKLNTEAVIVIDNQDVSMMPMSAAGASQLIDKIPQIVSGMSASKQGQQGQSGQSGQSGQSSQSGQASSYSSSSM; translated from the coding sequence ATGGAACAGTTGAGTATGGCTGAAAGCGTCGACACTTTGTTTCGCAGTCTTGAATCTTTCACCCAAAAAGAGGGCGTTATCGGTAAACCTGTAACACAGGGCGATAAGACATTCCTTCCTGTAGTTTCTGTTACAGTCGGTTACGGCGGCGGCAATATGAGCATGAAAGGCCAGCAGACGAGCAGCACCTCTTCTCCGGCCGGAACTGGTTCCGGTGCCCTTGGGCTTGGTGCAAAGCTCAACACAGAGGCCGTTATCGTAATCGACAATCAGGATGTCTCTATGATGCCGATGAGCGCAGCGGGTGCAAGCCAGCTTATCGACAAGATCCCGCAGATAGTTTCAGGCATGAGCGCAAGCAAGCAGGGCCAGCAAGGTCAGTCCGGACAATCTGGTCAGTCAGGTCAGTCCAGTCAATCCGGTCAGGCAAGCTCATATTCAAGTTCATCAATGTAA